One region of Candidatus Methylomirabilota bacterium genomic DNA includes:
- a CDS encoding ABC transporter permease, translating into MDVAVESPPRLDARERAGLRRSLPGPFRRSPLSLVALAVVGGWLALAAAAPAVAPYEPLRQDIANRLGPPSTAHWLGTDALGRDVWSRILYGARISIPVGIVAVVLAAVLGGAVGGVAGFVGRLVDEVVMRVTDLMLAFPTVILALVITAALGAGIRNAVIAIMIAWWPTYARLVRGLVLAVREREYVQGAYALGGSDGRVLVRYIVPNVISSVIVIATLDVGHAILTFAALSFLGLGPPPEVPEWGSMIAAGRNYFDQWWIGTFPGLAILSLTIAFNVVGDSLRDYLDPRLRKA; encoded by the coding sequence ATGGACGTCGCGGTCGAGAGTCCGCCACGCCTCGACGCTCGGGAGAGGGCCGGGCTCCGCCGCTCCCTTCCCGGCCCTTTCCGGCGGTCCCCGCTGAGCCTGGTGGCCCTGGCGGTCGTGGGCGGCTGGCTCGCGCTGGCGGCGGCCGCCCCCGCGGTCGCCCCCTACGAGCCGCTCCGCCAGGACATCGCGAACCGTCTGGGCCCGCCGTCCACGGCCCACTGGCTCGGCACCGACGCCCTGGGGCGCGACGTCTGGAGCCGCATTCTCTACGGCGCGCGCATCTCGATCCCGGTCGGGATCGTCGCGGTGGTGCTGGCGGCGGTCCTCGGCGGCGCGGTGGGCGGCGTCGCCGGGTTCGTCGGCCGGCTGGTCGACGAGGTCGTGATGCGGGTGACCGACCTGATGCTCGCGTTTCCGACGGTCATCCTGGCCCTCGTGATCACGGCGGCTCTCGGCGCCGGGATCCGGAACGCGGTGATCGCGATCATGATCGCCTGGTGGCCCACTTACGCCCGCCTGGTGCGCGGCCTCGTGCTGGCGGTGCGCGAGCGCGAGTACGTCCAGGGGGCGTACGCGCTCGGCGGGTCGGACGGCCGCGTGCTGGTGCGGTACATCGTCCCCAACGTGATCTCGTCCGTCATCGTGATCGCCACGCTGGACGTCGGCCACGCGATCCTGACCTTCGCCGCGCTGAGCTTCCTCGGGCTGGGGCCTCCGCCCGAGGTGCCGGAGTGGGGCTCGATGATCGCCGCCGGACGCAACTACTTCGACCAGTGGTGGATCGGCACGTTCCCCGGCCTGGCCATCCT